The Algoriphagus sp. TR-M9 genome has a window encoding:
- a CDS encoding tyrosine-type recombinase/integrase, translating to MICNPFSVFATKIATGIGLFFMADKPIYEYRMCEIRDRGGDLSKRWYVEFWVWDVATEKLIRKLDYLSAKFKTAPERYAEAQRIKTEIDKALKDGAYIDSSGKTQRQKHDPRPKSILKAFQWFTKEHSGEVGDRAVDGYNSFLNVFEEYLADRKLTDLPLTRFDQDQVFAFLSYLTNERPVKKGKTVIRVGVSNRTRNNYKIWLDTVFNYLVKRKVLDENPAKEVSKLRVSNSSHIPYSDVQAKRVKDHLREKDPQMLLFCAFIYYTLARPKEIQLLKVRDIRGNKLLISAQVEVKGEKKQLSKNHKNQFVIIPDGLRQLIREFGVLDHNNDFFIFGNKGEPGPEPYSKHYSTKRYKPHLDFLGITGGQTLYSWKHTGAIKLYQATKDMKKVQRQCRHWSITETDNYLRDLGMFEDDEVEFNFPAF from the coding sequence ATGATTTGCAACCCCTTCTCTGTTTTTGCTACAAAAATTGCTACAGGAATAGGCTTATTTTTTATGGCGGACAAACCAATATACGAGTACCGAATGTGCGAAATCCGGGATCGCGGTGGTGATCTCAGCAAGCGCTGGTATGTTGAATTTTGGGTCTGGGATGTAGCTACAGAAAAATTAATCCGTAAACTTGATTACTTATCTGCCAAATTCAAGACTGCTCCGGAGCGGTATGCTGAAGCTCAGCGGATCAAAACTGAAATCGACAAAGCACTGAAGGATGGTGCATACATCGATAGTTCTGGTAAGACCCAACGGCAAAAGCATGATCCAAGGCCAAAGAGTATTTTAAAAGCCTTTCAGTGGTTCACTAAAGAACATTCCGGGGAGGTAGGAGATCGGGCAGTGGACGGATACAATTCATTTTTGAATGTTTTTGAAGAATATTTAGCTGATCGGAAACTGACCGATTTGCCTCTTACGCGATTTGACCAAGATCAGGTTTTTGCATTTTTGAGTTACCTGACCAATGAGCGACCGGTCAAGAAAGGAAAGACAGTGATCAGGGTAGGAGTATCCAATCGAACCAGGAACAATTATAAAATCTGGCTGGATACAGTTTTTAATTACCTGGTAAAAAGAAAGGTGCTTGATGAAAATCCTGCGAAGGAGGTTTCTAAACTGAGGGTTTCCAATTCTTCCCACATTCCCTATAGTGATGTCCAGGCGAAGAGGGTAAAGGATCATCTGAGGGAAAAAGATCCTCAGATGCTTTTATTCTGTGCTTTCATTTACTACACGCTGGCTAGACCTAAGGAAATTCAGTTGCTGAAGGTTAGGGATATCCGTGGGAATAAGTTGCTGATCAGTGCACAGGTAGAAGTGAAGGGAGAAAAGAAGCAGCTGTCCAAAAATCACAAAAACCAGTTTGTGATTATTCCGGATGGCCTTCGTCAGCTGATCCGGGAGTTTGGAGTTCTAGACCATAATAATGATTTTTTCATTTTTGGTAACAAAGGGGAACCGGGACCAGAGCCATATTCCAAGCACTATAGTACCAAGCGGTACAAGCCGCATTTGGATTTTTTGGGAATCACCGGTGGACAGACGCTATATTCCTGGAAGCACACCGGAGCGATCAAGCTTTATCAGGCGACAAAGGATATGAAAAAAGTCCAGCGCCAGTGCCGGCACTGGAGTATTACCGAAACGGATAATTACCTCCGGGATCTAGGGATGTTTGAAGATGACGAAGTCGAATTCAATTTTCCGGCGTTTTGA
- a CDS encoding phage tail tape measure protein, translated as MIRQDTVQMRMEIDGKQSISELGKQEMAAYEYRSELKQIKEEQVALERESKKVDKIRERYDRLTKQVKELEAAGKTTGKAYIKTATQLGKVSEQLRSAEKATKDLASSQARYKATADKLDETNLKIKSLRKEMGLAGMTMSQLRSHQRDLQREMDKGITKGTERYERLKREIQEVNGAIRAQRADVNGTTSAWSKIKTEITRFGVLALGYLGAQELLGRIGNLVRGAAELSDALSDVRKTTDLTDASVKELNKDLGDLNTRTARKELLGMAEIAGRLGIKGKADILGFVNAADQINVALGDSLGETETVMRELGKLTSTYKIQEAYGIEESLLRVGSAINELGMASTANEGNIVDFTRRMGGIAPLAKISVQEILGMGATLDSLGQTSETSSTALSKLFINMAKNAKEYARFAKMEMADFVNLMNTDANEAFIRVLEGIQDNSAGITELAGTLGDLGEDGGRVVGVLGTLANNTKLLREQQALSNRSFQEGTSITEEFQVKNENLAASLAKVQRWINQAFINSTFMNFLEKSIGKLADWAMGIDEATRAFQGQEKYVQSLERKLPDLINRYDELDTYAVRNTEQQEEMAKIIEEIARLVPTAVTEFDEYGKAIGISTGKVREFTKAQKEALKLQNADAIAEQRDHLKLLENDILRISWALQRRDDEGDLFKYVTSQSGLAQQKVKLTADEIRNLQKELNSLNDQKLGRMQILADLGDDEAVSQFAFQGAPASLGRAGFFQSDPIADSESSASSSSAEQEIDKMLEKFKDFQQTVKDLNAEAELDRLEKDSREIAQIEQKFQTLREKALEYYNQGYLDKQTYDQTVAQLDSLQNEYQDRAIDEQNEAVKEKRAKFQEDIALMAMDEQEQEIEQTQRKFDALIAQAQEYGLDTAELERLRRETIEEINKEFDERLLKQKQQTNDRQLRADMEMRQAQIEVTMEYARIAGEAINLVGKKGGELTAFQKILALAQIGIDTGAAIMKAELVALQAASAGGPAAPFIYKATKLSIIGSILAAAGRAKNLFSNSEVPEFGQSEGEGNTPVRGRSTGAPKNSYYFGGATGGGLGFGDQYGEYAGYVHRHEYVIPEAVRKEPIVQMQIEPLLESLRMRAFSGRSFYNGGETSPTASPTAAVNPVPGVDNSGLIKALNRLNHNLENPLPSEAYLVYSKDEAFRKEAKDLEKRYKA; from the coding sequence ATGATTAGACAGGATACCGTGCAGATGCGCATGGAGATCGACGGCAAGCAGTCGATCTCCGAACTCGGCAAGCAGGAAATGGCCGCTTACGAGTACCGCTCCGAACTCAAGCAGATCAAGGAAGAGCAAGTGGCCCTGGAGCGTGAGTCCAAGAAAGTGGATAAGATCCGCGAGCGCTATGACAGACTCACCAAGCAGGTCAAGGAACTGGAAGCCGCCGGTAAGACCACCGGTAAAGCATATATCAAGACTGCTACCCAGTTAGGCAAAGTCTCCGAGCAACTTCGCTCTGCAGAGAAGGCTACCAAAGACCTCGCTTCCAGTCAGGCCCGGTACAAGGCCACTGCTGACAAACTCGACGAAACGAACCTAAAGATCAAGTCCCTTCGCAAAGAAATGGGCTTGGCTGGAATGACTATGTCCCAGCTTAGAAGCCATCAGCGGGATCTCCAGCGTGAGATGGATAAGGGCATCACCAAGGGCACGGAGCGATATGAGCGGCTGAAGCGAGAGATCCAGGAAGTGAATGGTGCCATCCGGGCGCAGCGGGCAGATGTCAATGGCACTACTTCCGCATGGTCCAAGATCAAGACAGAGATCACGCGCTTTGGTGTATTGGCATTGGGATACCTGGGAGCGCAGGAATTATTGGGCAGGATCGGTAACCTGGTAAGAGGAGCTGCTGAACTTTCTGATGCCCTTTCTGATGTGCGGAAAACTACAGATCTGACCGATGCTTCAGTCAAAGAGCTGAACAAAGATCTCGGAGACCTGAATACCCGTACAGCCAGAAAAGAGCTTCTGGGCATGGCAGAAATTGCCGGTCGACTCGGGATCAAAGGCAAGGCTGATATCCTTGGATTTGTCAATGCTGCAGATCAGATAAATGTGGCACTGGGCGATTCTCTGGGAGAAACTGAGACCGTCATGCGTGAGCTGGGCAAGCTTACCAGTACCTACAAAATCCAGGAGGCTTATGGCATCGAGGAATCATTGCTCCGGGTAGGCTCTGCTATCAATGAGCTCGGCATGGCCAGCACGGCCAACGAGGGAAATATAGTAGACTTCACCAGGCGCATGGGTGGAATTGCCCCATTGGCCAAGATCTCAGTTCAGGAGATTCTGGGTATGGGAGCTACACTGGATTCCCTTGGCCAGACATCGGAAACTTCATCTACTGCACTTTCCAAGCTATTCATCAATATGGCGAAGAATGCCAAGGAATATGCCCGATTTGCCAAGATGGAAATGGCTGACTTTGTGAACCTGATGAATACAGATGCCAATGAAGCATTCATTCGGGTACTTGAGGGAATCCAGGATAATTCAGCCGGAATCACCGAACTGGCCGGGACACTCGGAGACCTGGGCGAAGATGGCGGTAGAGTGGTGGGTGTACTCGGTACTTTGGCCAATAACACCAAGTTGCTCCGGGAGCAGCAGGCACTTTCCAACCGCTCATTTCAGGAAGGCACTTCCATCACCGAGGAATTTCAGGTCAAAAATGAAAATCTAGCGGCCTCGCTGGCCAAGGTGCAGCGTTGGATCAACCAGGCTTTCATCAATTCTACTTTTATGAATTTCCTGGAAAAATCCATCGGAAAATTGGCTGACTGGGCCATGGGAATAGATGAAGCCACACGTGCATTTCAGGGACAGGAGAAATACGTCCAAAGCCTGGAGCGTAAGCTTCCGGATCTCATTAATCGATATGATGAACTTGACACGTATGCTGTCCGAAATACTGAACAGCAGGAAGAAATGGCCAAGATCATTGAGGAAATTGCTCGCCTGGTACCAACTGCAGTGACCGAATTTGATGAATACGGTAAGGCCATCGGAATCAGTACAGGAAAAGTCCGGGAGTTTACCAAAGCGCAAAAAGAGGCGCTGAAACTTCAGAATGCAGATGCCATTGCTGAGCAAAGGGATCATCTTAAACTTTTGGAAAATGACATTCTCCGGATCTCGTGGGCATTACAGCGCCGAGATGATGAAGGAGACCTATTCAAATACGTGACCTCACAGTCAGGATTGGCCCAGCAGAAAGTCAAGCTTACTGCAGACGAGATCCGCAACCTTCAAAAAGAACTCAATAGCCTGAATGATCAGAAGCTCGGGAGAATGCAGATCCTTGCTGATCTGGGCGATGATGAAGCCGTAAGTCAGTTTGCATTCCAGGGAGCTCCGGCCTCACTGGGCAGAGCCGGATTTTTCCAATCCGATCCTATTGCAGACAGCGAAAGCTCAGCTAGTTCAAGCTCAGCTGAGCAGGAGATTGACAAGATGCTGGAGAAATTCAAGGACTTTCAGCAGACCGTCAAAGATCTGAACGCTGAAGCCGAGCTTGACCGGCTGGAGAAGGACTCCAGGGAAATCGCCCAGATTGAGCAGAAATTCCAGACCCTTCGCGAAAAGGCACTGGAATATTACAATCAGGGCTATCTGGACAAGCAGACCTATGATCAGACCGTTGCACAGCTTGACAGCCTGCAGAATGAATATCAGGACAGAGCTATTGATGAGCAAAATGAAGCCGTCAAAGAAAAGCGCGCAAAATTCCAGGAAGACATTGCCCTAATGGCCATGGATGAGCAGGAGCAGGAGATTGAGCAAACACAAAGGAAATTTGATGCACTGATTGCACAGGCTCAGGAATATGGACTGGACACTGCAGAACTGGAACGCCTCCGGAGGGAGACCATTGAGGAGATCAACAAGGAATTCGATGAGCGCCTGCTGAAGCAAAAGCAGCAAACCAATGATCGCCAGCTGAGGGCAGACATGGAAATGCGCCAGGCCCAGATTGAGGTGACCATGGAATATGCCCGCATCGCCGGTGAGGCCATCAACCTGGTAGGCAAGAAAGGCGGCGAGCTCACAGCATTTCAGAAAATCCTGGCTTTGGCACAGATCGGTATAGATACCGGAGCGGCCATCATGAAAGCCGAGCTTGTGGCCCTGCAGGCTGCCTCAGCCGGCGGACCTGCAGCACCTTTCATCTATAAGGCAACCAAGCTCAGCATCATTGGGTCAATATTGGCAGCTGCAGGCAGAGCCAAGAACCTGTTCAGCAATTCCGAAGTGCCGGAATTTGGTCAGAGCGAAGGAGAAGGGAACACTCCTGTCCGTGGAAGATCCACAGGAGCGCCAAAGAATTCATACTACTTTGGTGGAGCCACAGGAGGTGGACTTGGGTTTGGCGACCAGTACGGAGAGTATGCCGGCTATGTGCACCGTCATGAGTATGTGATCCCAGAGGCTGTGCGCAAAGAGCCGATCGTTCAGATGCAGATCGAGCCGCTTTTGGAGTCCCTCCGGATGAGGGCATTCTCCGGTAGATCATTCTATAATGGCGGGGAAACCTCACCAACGGCAAGTCCTACTGCTGCAGTAAATCCTGTTCCTGGAGTTGATAATTCCGGATTGATCAAAGCTCTGAACAGGCTAAACCACAATCTGGAAAACCCACTTCCTAGTGAAGCCTACCTGGTATACTCAAAAGATGAAGCATTCCGAAAAGAGGCGAAAGATCTGGAAAAAAGGTATAAAGCTTAA
- a CDS encoding YbjQ family protein: MTCQNCQKEIKDTVFQFNHIVDGITAKFIQKYTDLDSESYCKKCSETIIPEAKRNFFTLKNEAESYIKNHIAIIPIITLHSPKDWDYTTLEIVSGQSVSGTGLISEIASNWTDFFGMQSGSFNKKLKEGEDLCKAQLRIQTLNLGGNAIIGTDIDYSEAGGGKGMLMVCMAGTAIKIRNLDSLKIDRDILNNLQVHSQTLLECEAFERNRDLNI; this comes from the coding sequence ATGACCTGCCAAAACTGCCAGAAAGAAATCAAAGACACAGTTTTTCAATTCAACCATATTGTAGATGGCATTACAGCTAAGTTTATCCAGAAATACACGGATTTGGATAGCGAATCCTACTGCAAAAAATGCAGTGAAACAATCATTCCTGAAGCAAAAAGAAACTTCTTTACCCTAAAAAATGAAGCCGAAAGCTACATCAAAAATCATATAGCAATCATTCCTATAATCACTCTACACAGCCCAAAAGATTGGGATTATACTACTCTTGAGATTGTCAGTGGCCAATCCGTATCCGGGACTGGATTAATATCAGAAATAGCTTCAAACTGGACTGATTTTTTTGGAATGCAATCTGGCAGTTTCAATAAAAAACTAAAGGAGGGAGAGGACCTTTGCAAGGCTCAATTGAGAATTCAAACACTTAACTTGGGGGGGAATGCCATTATAGGCACTGATATAGACTATTCAGAGGCAGGAGGAGGAAAAGGAATGTTAATGGTATGTATGGCCGGAACTGCTATCAAAATCCGAAATCTTGATTCTTTAAAAATAGACCGAGATATTCTTAATAATTTACAAGTTCATTCTCAAACACTCCTAGAGTGCGAGGCTTTTGAACGAAATAGAGATCTGAACATCTAG
- a CDS encoding exonuclease domain-containing protein, producing the protein MNFVAIDFETATSQRNSPCEIGLTFIEDWKIKETKSWLIKPESNYYDSYNIRIHGITPDDTKDKPEFGDLWSEIRPYVENKFLIAHNAGFDFSVLRKSLELYDLDFPELSYSCSYIFSKKVWPGLPGYGLRDLCTFNQIQFSHHRAGDDSLAAAKLSLKAFAEIGLESLEQFTDKLQVNIGRLFPGGYKPSETKRVYYPKETKQYTGDPEKHNPDSIFYGRNVLFTGKMDSMTRDEANQAIADIGGTPMKGFNNSIEFLVVGQQDYRVVGDDGMSSKQEKTIKLIEKGKSIEIMSEDDFLRNL; encoded by the coding sequence ATGAATTTTGTAGCAATTGACTTTGAGACAGCTACGTCTCAACGCAATAGCCCATGCGAAATTGGGCTTACTTTTATCGAAGACTGGAAAATCAAGGAAACAAAAAGTTGGCTGATCAAGCCAGAAAGCAATTATTATGATTCCTATAATATCAGAATTCACGGAATCACCCCAGACGACACAAAAGATAAACCTGAGTTTGGAGATCTTTGGTCGGAAATCAGGCCTTATGTTGAGAACAAATTTCTGATTGCTCATAATGCAGGTTTTGACTTTAGTGTGCTTAGAAAAAGTCTTGAACTCTATGATTTAGATTTCCCTGAGTTATCCTACAGCTGCAGTTATATTTTTTCAAAAAAAGTATGGCCAGGACTACCAGGCTATGGTCTTCGGGATCTTTGCACTTTTAATCAAATTCAATTCAGCCATCACCGAGCCGGTGATGATAGTCTAGCAGCCGCAAAACTCTCTTTGAAAGCTTTTGCCGAAATAGGACTTGAATCGCTAGAACAGTTCACAGACAAATTACAAGTCAACATTGGTCGACTATTCCCAGGTGGTTATAAGCCTTCAGAAACCAAGAGAGTTTACTATCCCAAAGAGACAAAACAATATACTGGGGACCCAGAAAAGCATAACCCTGATAGCATTTTCTATGGAAGAAATGTCCTCTTCACAGGCAAAATGGATTCTATGACAAGAGACGAAGCTAACCAGGCAATTGCGGATATAGGAGGTACTCCAATGAAGGGTTTTAATAATTCTATAGAATTCTTAGTGGTGGGACAACAAGATTATAGAGTAGTTGGAGACGATGGAATGAGTTCCAAGCAGGAAAAAACCATCAAGCTTATTGAAAAAGGAAAATCAATCGAAATAATGTCAGAAGATGACTTTTTAAGAAACCTATAA